The following coding sequences lie in one Pseudomonas svalbardensis genomic window:
- a CDS encoding lysine N(6)-hydroxylase/L-ornithine N(5)-oxygenase family protein — protein MTQAIASPIVHDLIGVGFGPSNLALAIALQERGPSQGELDVLFLDKQADYRWHGNTLVTQSELQISFLKDLVTLRNPTSPYSFVNYLKHHGRLVDFINLGTFYPCRMEYNDYLRWVAGQFEAQSRYGEEVLTIEPVLHNQQVEALRVISRDTQGQQHVRTARSVVVSAGGTPRIPEAFKALKGDSRVFHHSQYLAQMAKQPCVNNQPMSIAIIGGGQSAAEAFIDLNDSFPSVQVDMILRGSALKPADDSPFVNEVFSPEFTDLVFQQASSERERLVNEYHNTNYSVVDIDLIERIYGIFYRQKVSGVARHAFRTLTTIEKATATERGIELAVRNNATGEVTARHYDAVVLATGYERQMHRKLLAPLEQYLGDFEVDRNYKLITDERCKAGIYMQGFCQASHGLSDTLLSILPIRADEIAGSLYDHGKARGHGRSVMDLLLATAS, from the coding sequence ATGACACAGGCAATTGCATCGCCCATCGTTCACGACCTGATCGGCGTCGGTTTCGGCCCTTCGAACCTGGCGCTGGCCATCGCTCTGCAAGAGCGCGGGCCGAGCCAGGGCGAGCTGGATGTGCTGTTTCTCGACAAGCAGGCCGACTACCGCTGGCACGGCAACACCCTGGTGACCCAGAGCGAGTTGCAGATCTCCTTCCTCAAGGACCTGGTGACCCTGCGCAACCCGACCAGCCCGTACTCGTTCGTCAATTACCTCAAGCACCACGGTCGTCTGGTGGACTTCATCAACCTGGGCACCTTTTATCCGTGCCGCATGGAGTACAACGATTACCTGCGCTGGGTCGCCGGGCAATTTGAAGCGCAGAGCCGCTACGGCGAAGAAGTGCTGACCATCGAGCCGGTGCTGCACAACCAGCAGGTCGAAGCACTGCGGGTGATCTCGCGCGATACCCAAGGTCAGCAGCACGTTCGCACCGCCCGTTCGGTGGTGGTCAGTGCCGGCGGTACACCGCGCATTCCCGAAGCGTTCAAGGCGCTCAAGGGTGACAGCCGGGTGTTCCACCACTCCCAGTACCTGGCGCAGATGGCCAAGCAGCCGTGCGTGAACAACCAGCCGATGAGCATTGCGATCATCGGCGGCGGGCAGAGCGCGGCGGAAGCGTTCATCGATTTGAACGATAGCTTCCCGTCGGTGCAGGTGGACATGATCCTGCGTGGCTCGGCCCTGAAGCCGGCGGACGATAGCCCGTTTGTCAACGAAGTGTTCTCGCCAGAGTTCACTGATCTGGTGTTCCAGCAGGCGAGCAGCGAGCGCGAGCGTCTGGTCAACGAGTACCACAACACCAACTATTCGGTGGTGGACATCGACCTGATCGAACGCATCTACGGCATCTTCTATCGCCAGAAAGTCTCGGGCGTCGCGCGTCATGCGTTCCGTACCCTGACCACCATTGAAAAGGCCACCGCCACCGAGCGCGGTATCGAGTTGGCCGTGCGCAACAACGCCACCGGCGAAGTCACGGCCCGTCATTACGACGCCGTGGTGCTTGCCACCGGTTATGAGCGCCAGATGCACCGCAAACTGCTGGCGCCGCTGGAGCAATACCTGGGGGATTTCGAAGTCGATCGCAACTACAAACTGATCACTGACGAGCGCTGCAAGGCTGGCATTTATATGCAGGGCTTCTGTCAGGCCAGCCATGGTTTGAGCGACACCTTGCTGTCGATCCTGCCGATTCGCGCCGATGAGATTGCCGGTTCGTTGTATGACCATGGCAAGGCGCGTGGGCATGGCCGGTCGGTGATGGATTTACTGTTGGCGACTGCCAGCTAA
- a CDS encoding sigma-70 family RNA polymerase sigma factor — protein MLENYYRELVCFLNAKLGNRQVAEDVVHDAYLRVLERSSDTPIEQPRAFLYRTALNLVIDDHRRNALRQVESLEVLDNEERYFTPSPHHSLDHGQRLEMLQRALAELPRLCRESFLLRKIEGLSHPEIAEHLGISRALVEKHIVNAMKHCRVRMRQWDAH, from the coding sequence ATGTTGGAAAACTACTATCGCGAGCTGGTGTGTTTTTTGAACGCCAAGCTGGGCAACCGTCAGGTGGCCGAAGATGTGGTGCATGACGCTTATCTGCGGGTACTGGAGCGGTCCAGCGACACGCCGATCGAGCAGCCTCGGGCGTTTCTGTATCGCACCGCGCTCAACCTGGTGATCGACGACCATCGGCGCAATGCCCTGCGTCAGGTCGAATCGCTGGAAGTGCTCGACAACGAAGAGCGCTACTTCACCCCATCCCCTCATCACAGCCTCGATCACGGTCAACGCCTGGAGATGCTCCAACGTGCGTTGGCTGAATTACCTCGGTTGTGCCGCGAGAGTTTCCTGCTGCGCAAGATCGAAGGTCTGTCGCACCCGGAGATCGCCGAACACCTCGGTATTTCTCGCGCGCTGGTGGAGAAGCACATCGTCAATGCAATGAAGCATTGCCGTGTGCGGATGCGCCAGTGGGACGCCCATTGA
- a CDS encoding efflux RND transporter periplasmic adaptor subunit — translation MKRPRQTRRALLVALCLIPVIAVAAWQIIPPGRDQFATVQVTRADIESSVTALGTLQPRRYVDVGAQASGQIHKIHVEVGDVVKEGQLLVEIDPSTQQAKLDAGRFSIENLKAQLQEQRAQHDLARQKFQRQQNLKAGGATREEDVQTAEAELRATQARIDMFQAQIRQAQASLRSDQAELGYTRIYAPMSGTVVALDAREGQTLNAQQQTPLILRIAKLSPMTVWAEVSEADIGHVKPGMTAWFTTLSGGNRRWNSTVRQILPVPPKPLDQTSQGGGNPSSSSKSGSARVVLYTVLLDVDNADNALMAEMTTQVFFVAEQAKNVLTAPIAALQAGTGADNQTAQVVAKNGRIEQRDVRTGISDRLRVQILDGLQEGDHLLIGPADGSGG, via the coding sequence ATGAAACGTCCCCGACAGACCCGACGCGCCCTGCTTGTAGCACTTTGTCTGATCCCCGTTATCGCCGTCGCCGCCTGGCAGATCATCCCGCCCGGTCGAGACCAGTTCGCCACCGTTCAGGTCACCCGCGCCGACATCGAAAGCAGCGTCACGGCCTTGGGCACCCTGCAACCTCGACGTTATGTCGACGTCGGTGCCCAGGCGTCCGGGCAGATCCACAAGATCCACGTGGAAGTCGGCGATGTGGTGAAGGAAGGCCAGTTGCTGGTTGAAATCGATCCGTCCACGCAACAGGCCAAACTCGACGCCGGGCGTTTCTCCATCGAAAACCTCAAGGCGCAGCTGCAGGAACAACGGGCGCAGCACGACCTCGCCCGGCAGAAATTCCAGCGTCAGCAGAACCTCAAGGCCGGTGGCGCCACCCGCGAAGAAGACGTGCAGACCGCCGAGGCCGAACTGCGCGCCACCCAGGCCCGCATCGACATGTTCCAGGCGCAGATCCGCCAAGCCCAGGCCAGCCTGCGCAGTGATCAGGCGGAACTCGGCTACACGCGAATCTATGCACCCATGAGCGGAACCGTCGTCGCGCTCGACGCTCGTGAAGGCCAGACCCTCAATGCTCAGCAACAAACACCGTTGATTCTGCGCATTGCCAAATTGTCGCCGATGACCGTCTGGGCCGAGGTGTCGGAAGCCGATATCGGTCACGTCAAACCCGGCATGACGGCCTGGTTCACCACCCTCAGCGGCGGCAACCGTCGCTGGAACAGCACCGTGCGGCAGATTCTGCCGGTGCCGCCCAAGCCGCTGGACCAGACCAGCCAGGGCGGCGGCAACCCGTCCAGTTCGAGCAAAAGTGGCAGCGCTCGCGTGGTGCTCTACACCGTATTGCTCGACGTCGACAACGCCGACAACGCGCTGATGGCGGAAATGACCACGCAAGTCTTCTTCGTCGCCGAGCAGGCGAAAAACGTCCTCACCGCGCCCATCGCGGCCCTGCAAGCCGGCACTGGAGCGGACAACCAGACGGCACAAGTCGTCGCCAAAAACGGCCGCATCGAGCAGCGCGACGTGCGCACCGGCATCAGCGATCGCCTGCGGGTGCAGATCCTCGACGGCTTGCAGGAAGGTGATCACCTGCTGATCGGTCCGGCCGACGGGAGTGGCGGCTGA
- a CDS encoding MacB family efflux pump subunit, whose translation MLTPLIDLHDIRKAYGGGDSPEVHVLRGIDLSIHAGEFVAIVGASGSGKSTLMNILGCLDRPTSGEYRFAGENVAALDSDELAWLRREAFGFVFQGYHLIPSGSAQENVEMPAIYAGLPAAERHARAAALLDRLGLASRTGNRPHQLSGGQQQRVSIARALMNGGHIILADEPTGALDSHSGAEVMTLLDELASQGHVVILITHDREVAARAKRIIEIRDGLIISDSARDNPEAQTSASPGALQAVDLRKRLTEGAEATGAWKGELVDAVQAAWRVMWINRFRTALTLLGIIIGVASVVVMLAVGEGSKRQVMAQMGAFGSNIIYLSGSSPNPRTPLGIVTLDDVAAVGSLPQVTRIMPVNGQEAGVRFGNLDHLSYVGGNDTNFPAIFNWPVVEGSYFTQDDERNAAAVAVIGHKVRTKLLKDVANPIGQYILIENVPFQVVGVLAEKGASSGDSDSDDRIAIPYSAASVRLFGTHNPEYVAIAAADARKVKETEKAIEQLMLRLHNGKKDFELTNNAAMIQAEARTQNTLSLMLGSIAAISLLVGGIGVMNIMLMTVRERTREIGIRMATGARQRDILRQFLTEAVMLSVVGGLAGIALALIVGGVLILSEVAVAFSLIAVLGAFGCALVTGVVFGFMPARKAARLDPVTALTSE comes from the coding sequence ATGCTGACGCCCCTGATCGACCTGCACGACATCCGCAAAGCCTACGGCGGCGGCGATTCACCGGAAGTTCACGTACTGCGCGGCATCGACCTGTCGATCCATGCCGGGGAATTCGTGGCGATCGTCGGTGCCTCCGGCTCCGGCAAGTCGACGCTGATGAACATCCTCGGCTGCCTCGACCGCCCGACCTCGGGTGAATATCGCTTCGCCGGGGAAAACGTCGCCGCACTCGACAGCGACGAACTGGCCTGGTTGCGCCGCGAAGCCTTCGGCTTTGTGTTCCAGGGTTATCACCTGATCCCGTCCGGCTCGGCCCAGGAAAACGTCGAGATGCCGGCCATCTACGCAGGCTTGCCGGCCGCCGAACGCCACGCCCGCGCAGCCGCCCTGCTCGACCGCCTCGGCCTGGCCTCGCGCACCGGTAACCGTCCGCACCAACTCTCCGGCGGCCAGCAACAACGGGTGTCCATCGCCCGCGCCTTGATGAACGGCGGCCACATCATCCTCGCCGACGAACCCACCGGTGCCCTCGATAGCCACAGCGGCGCCGAGGTCATGACCCTGCTCGACGAACTGGCGAGCCAGGGTCACGTGGTGATCCTCATTACCCACGACCGCGAAGTCGCGGCCCGGGCCAAACGCATCATCGAAATTCGCGACGGGCTGATCATCAGCGACAGCGCCCGGGACAACCCCGAAGCACAAACCTCAGCCAGCCCTGGCGCGCTGCAAGCGGTGGACTTACGCAAGCGCCTGACCGAAGGCGCCGAAGCCACTGGCGCCTGGAAAGGTGAACTGGTCGATGCGGTGCAAGCTGCGTGGCGGGTGATGTGGATCAACCGCTTTCGCACCGCACTGACCTTGCTCGGGATCATCATCGGCGTGGCGTCGGTGGTGGTCATGCTGGCCGTCGGTGAAGGCAGCAAGCGTCAGGTGATGGCGCAAATGGGCGCGTTCGGCTCCAACATCATTTACCTCAGCGGCTCGTCACCGAACCCGCGAACGCCGCTGGGCATCGTCACCCTGGATGACGTCGCGGCGGTGGGAAGCCTGCCGCAAGTGACACGGATCATGCCGGTCAACGGCCAGGAGGCCGGGGTGCGTTTTGGCAACCTCGACCACTTGAGTTACGTCGGCGGCAACGACACCAATTTCCCGGCGATCTTCAACTGGCCGGTGGTAGAAGGTAGCTACTTCACCCAGGACGATGAACGCAACGCAGCAGCCGTCGCAGTCATCGGCCACAAGGTGCGGACCAAGTTGCTCAAGGACGTCGCCAACCCGATCGGCCAGTACATCCTGATTGAGAACGTGCCGTTCCAGGTGGTCGGGGTGCTCGCGGAAAAAGGCGCCAGCTCCGGTGACTCCGACAGCGACGACCGCATCGCCATCCCCTACTCCGCCGCCAGTGTCCGGCTGTTTGGCACCCACAACCCCGAATACGTGGCCATCGCCGCCGCCGATGCGCGCAAGGTCAAAGAAACGGAAAAAGCCATCGAACAGTTGATGCTGCGCCTGCACAACGGCAAGAAGGATTTCGAACTGACCAACAACGCGGCGATGATTCAGGCCGAGGCACGCACGCAAAATACGCTGTCGCTGATGCTCGGCTCGATTGCCGCGATTTCGTTGCTGGTGGGCGGCATCGGTGTGATGAACATCATGCTCATGACCGTGCGCGAACGCACCCGTGAGATCGGCATCCGCATGGCCACCGGCGCCCGTCAACGCGACATCCTGCGCCAGTTCCTCACCGAAGCGGTGATGCTTTCGGTGGTCGGCGGGCTCGCCGGGATCGCCCTGGCGCTGATCGTCGGCGGTGTGCTGATCCTAAGCGAAGTCGCCGTGGCGTTCTCCTTGATAGCGGTGCTCGGCGCCTTCGGCTGCGCCCTGGTCACCGGTGTTGTCTTCGGCTTCATGCCGGCCCGCAAAGCTGCCCGACTCGACCCGGTCACGGCCCTTACCAGTGAATGA
- a CDS encoding efflux transporter outer membrane subunit yields MKPQLSLLTLCLLLGACGSPAQRPDSGLQPPAAWQSPHTQSATRSHLQWWTQFGSPGLDRLIEQARVGSYDLAAAIARERQAQAETVVAGGSLLPEVKAALNANRQKLLRGNGYSQLDADSDNKAVDYFNASLSASYEIDFWGGQSASRESAQFGLQASEFDQATVELTLLSGVASTYAQTLSLREQSRIAELNLANAQNVLKLVQTRFDSGSATALELAQQKSLVAAQQRQLPLVQQQAQDAQISLAALLGRPVQELSLGQERFDQLSWPTIGAGLPSELISRRPDIARAEAQLAAAQADITVARAAMLPAVTLSAEIGSGADRTADILRNPFYNLTAGLLAPVFNNGRLSAERDKATARQEELLETYRGAIINGFADVEKALNSIRGLDEQRQWQGEELNQAQTAFNIAQSRYQAGAEDLLTVLETQRTLYAAQDLNVQLRLSRLQASIALYKALGGGWQAL; encoded by the coding sequence ATGAAGCCGCAACTCAGCCTGCTGACCCTCTGCCTGTTGCTCGGCGCCTGCGGCAGTCCCGCCCAGCGTCCGGACAGTGGGCTCCAGCCGCCCGCCGCCTGGCAATCGCCACACACTCAAAGCGCTACTCGCAGCCACCTGCAATGGTGGACGCAGTTCGGCAGCCCGGGGCTTGATCGCCTGATCGAACAGGCCCGGGTCGGCAGTTACGATCTGGCCGCCGCCATCGCCCGGGAGCGTCAGGCGCAGGCTGAAACGGTCGTTGCCGGTGGTTCGCTGCTACCCGAGGTCAAGGCCGCCCTGAACGCCAATCGGCAAAAACTGCTACGGGGCAACGGCTACAGCCAGCTCGATGCCGACAGCGACAACAAGGCCGTCGATTACTTCAACGCCAGCCTCAGCGCCAGTTACGAAATCGATTTCTGGGGCGGTCAAAGCGCTTCCCGTGAAAGCGCGCAATTCGGTTTGCAGGCGAGTGAGTTCGATCAGGCGACCGTGGAATTGACGCTGCTCAGTGGTGTCGCCAGTACCTACGCGCAGACCTTGTCGCTGCGTGAGCAAAGTCGCATCGCCGAGCTGAATCTGGCGAACGCGCAGAATGTATTGAAGCTGGTGCAGACGCGTTTTGACTCAGGCTCGGCAACCGCGCTGGAACTGGCGCAGCAGAAGAGCCTGGTCGCCGCGCAACAACGACAATTGCCGCTGGTGCAGCAACAGGCTCAGGACGCACAGATCAGCCTTGCCGCCCTGCTCGGCCGGCCGGTGCAGGAGTTGTCTTTGGGTCAGGAACGCTTTGATCAACTGTCATGGCCAACCATTGGCGCTGGGCTGCCCAGCGAGCTGATCAGCCGTCGCCCGGACATTGCCCGCGCCGAAGCGCAATTAGCCGCCGCACAAGCCGACATCACCGTCGCCCGCGCCGCCATGTTGCCGGCTGTGACCCTGAGTGCAGAAATCGGCTCCGGTGCCGACCGCACCGCCGACATCCTGCGCAACCCCTTCTACAACCTCACCGCCGGACTGCTCGCACCGGTCTTCAACAATGGTCGCCTGAGCGCCGAGCGCGACAAGGCCACAGCCCGTCAGGAAGAACTGCTGGAGACGTACCGCGGGGCGATCATCAATGGTTTTGCCGATGTGGAAAAAGCCCTCAACAGCATTCGCGGTCTGGACGAGCAGCGGCAGTGGCAAGGTGAAGAACTGAACCAGGCGCAGACCGCGTTCAACATTGCGCAAAGCCGCTATCAGGCCGGTGCCGAGGATTTGCTGACGGTGCTGGAGACACAGCGCACGCTGTATGCGGCGCAGGACTTGAATGTGCAACTGCGGTTGTCGAGATTGCAGGCGAGTATTGCGTTGTACAAAGCGCTGGGTGGCGGGTGGCAGGCGTTGTAA
- the pvdP gene encoding pyoverdine maturation tyrosinase PvdP — MTISRRWFMAGLALTGAAVPAAFYGHREWTKADPTITPGEASFDVADVAGQHLANTLRGVWQIRFEGHDAGIEGLPRDGLEVFLDIGHKGRGLSGFLDTAERLRSNEMPRYRVLGDLAGTKPAQLSWRLLSASGAADYEFSLLLDEVWAGFGNAGSGTLSGRVLNLDRPLMLTAQDNRFIAVKRVFPEARERTGLNPTLLAWLVSPEHRLFHQLWHASRDKWHTLSEDKRGALRGIGWQPGPRDKERDARGARKDRNGSGVDFFFMHRHMLGKARSLQDLPSWSHFPLPQPELARDRVGFARYFDNHDGTALPPTWLADDDAEYSQWVSDIKTAETYHSNFQVWESQYRDPRYLSKLTLGQFGSEVELGLHDWLHMRWASVPRDPSNGQPVPFARDPSDFSARWYAPENDFLGDPFSSHVNPVFWHFHGWIDDRLEDWFRAHERFHPGEVSRLEVNGVAWFAPGRWVEIDDPWLGPSTHGCSTTPGLQTDKSGEMDPETMKLALRITFGDDEKKLADLFRKVPQRPWYARHLKAKPITS, encoded by the coding sequence ATGACGATTTCTCGACGATGGTTCATGGCAGGCCTGGCGCTGACCGGCGCCGCCGTGCCCGCGGCTTTTTATGGGCATCGTGAATGGACGAAAGCGGATCCGACGATCACCCCCGGCGAAGCTTCGTTCGATGTCGCGGATGTCGCTGGCCAGCACTTGGCGAACACCTTGCGCGGTGTTTGGCAGATCCGTTTCGAAGGTCATGACGCCGGTATCGAAGGCCTGCCAAGGGACGGGCTGGAGGTGTTTCTCGACATCGGCCACAAAGGTCGCGGCTTGAGCGGGTTCCTCGACACCGCCGAGCGTTTGCGCTCGAACGAAATGCCGCGTTACCGGGTACTCGGCGATCTGGCCGGCACCAAACCGGCGCAATTGAGCTGGCGACTGCTCAGCGCCAGCGGCGCAGCGGATTATGAATTCAGCCTGTTGCTGGACGAAGTCTGGGCCGGTTTCGGCAACGCTGGCAGCGGCACTCTCAGTGGTCGCGTGTTGAATCTGGATCGTCCGTTAATGTTGACGGCCCAGGACAATCGCTTCATTGCCGTCAAACGCGTGTTCCCCGAAGCCCGCGAGCGCACCGGTCTCAACCCGACGCTGCTGGCCTGGCTGGTGTCCCCGGAGCATCGGCTGTTTCACCAGCTCTGGCATGCCTCCCGGGACAAATGGCACACCCTGTCCGAAGACAAGCGCGGCGCCCTGCGCGGCATTGGCTGGCAGCCTGGCCCGCGAGACAAGGAGCGTGATGCCCGTGGCGCGCGCAAGGATCGCAACGGCTCGGGTGTGGATTTCTTTTTCATGCACCGGCACATGCTCGGCAAGGCGCGCTCCCTGCAAGACTTGCCGTCCTGGTCGCACTTCCCGCTGCCGCAGCCGGAACTGGCGCGTGATCGCGTTGGGTTCGCCCGTTATTTCGACAACCACGACGGTACTGCGCTGCCGCCGACCTGGCTGGCCGACGACGATGCCGAGTACTCGCAATGGGTCAGCGACATCAAGACCGCCGAGACCTACCACAGCAATTTCCAGGTCTGGGAATCGCAGTACCGCGATCCGCGTTACCTGTCGAAATTGACCTTGGGTCAGTTCGGTTCGGAGGTGGAATTGGGGCTGCACGACTGGCTGCATATGCGTTGGGCCTCGGTGCCGCGTGATCCGTCCAACGGTCAACCCGTGCCGTTTGCCCGGGATCCGTCGGACTTTTCCGCGCGCTGGTATGCGCCGGAAAACGACTTTCTCGGCGATCCGTTTTCGTCCCACGTGAACCCGGTGTTCTGGCATTTCCATGGCTGGATCGATGATCGTCTGGAAGACTGGTTCCGTGCGCACGAGCGCTTTCATCCGGGGGAGGTCAGTCGGCTCGAGGTCAATGGCGTGGCGTGGTTTGCGCCTGGGCGTTGGGTCGAGATCGACGACCCGTGGCTCGGCCCGAGCACCCATGGTTGCAGTACTACGCCGGGGTTGCAGACCGACAAGTCGGGGGAGATGGACCCGGAAACCATGAAGCTGGCGTTGCGGATTACCTTTGGTGATGACGAGAAGAAATTGGCGGACTTATTCCGCAAGGTGCCGCAGCGGCCTTGGTATGCACGGCATTTGAAGGCCAAGCCGATTACCAGTTAA
- the pvdM gene encoding pyoverdine-tailoring dipeptidase-like protein PvdM, whose translation MTKPRSKKALYIGLPLALAISASAGFAAWDYGFKDNPGYPVKVMKQADELHERILSFDSHVTVPLDFGTAGNEADKDGTGQFDLVKTGRGRLSGAALTIFGWPEIWNGANAPHRPTAGFVDEARFEQETRYKIISTLVRDFPNQVAIAYTPDDFRRLHGEGKFAIFMSMLNAYPLGNDLNALDKWAARGMRMFGFSYVGNNAWADSSRPLPFFNDSRDALGGLSEIGKQAVHRLNDLGVIIDVSQMSTKALEQVAQLSRAPMVASHSAPRGLVDIPRNLSDQEMQLIKNSGGVVQIVGFPTYIRPLSQATQDKLNALRARFDLQPLQGLEMALMPGDPVITVWSEQRFGEYASQLYAIVDEEPKATLKDYGDAIDYAVKKIGIDHVGISSDFNDGGGLNGWKDVSEARNVTAELISRGYGEADIAKLWGGNFLRVWDQVQKSSKPVAKN comes from the coding sequence ATGACAAAACCACGTTCGAAAAAGGCTCTTTACATCGGCCTGCCGCTGGCCCTGGCGATCAGCGCCAGTGCAGGCTTTGCGGCCTGGGATTACGGGTTCAAGGACAATCCCGGCTACCCGGTCAAGGTGATGAAACAGGCGGATGAGCTGCACGAGCGAATCCTCTCCTTTGACAGCCACGTCACCGTCCCGCTGGACTTCGGCACCGCCGGCAATGAAGCGGACAAGGACGGCACCGGGCAGTTCGACCTGGTCAAGACCGGGCGTGGACGTTTGTCCGGCGCGGCGTTGACCATCTTTGGCTGGCCGGAAATCTGGAACGGCGCCAACGCCCCGCACCGCCCAACCGCCGGTTTCGTCGACGAAGCACGGTTCGAGCAGGAAACCCGCTACAAAATCATCAGCACACTGGTTCGCGACTTCCCCAATCAGGTTGCCATCGCCTACACCCCCGACGACTTCCGACGCCTGCATGGCGAAGGCAAGTTCGCGATCTTCATGAGCATGCTCAACGCCTATCCGCTGGGCAACGACCTGAACGCCCTGGACAAGTGGGCTGCCCGCGGCATGCGCATGTTCGGTTTCAGTTACGTGGGCAACAACGCCTGGGCTGACTCATCCCGGCCGTTGCCGTTTTTCAACGATTCCCGCGACGCCCTCGGCGGCCTCTCGGAGATCGGCAAGCAGGCCGTGCACCGCCTCAACGACCTCGGCGTGATCATCGACGTTTCACAGATGTCGACCAAGGCGTTGGAGCAAGTTGCCCAGCTGAGCCGTGCGCCAATGGTCGCTTCCCACTCGGCACCGCGAGGGTTGGTAGACATCCCACGCAACCTCAGTGATCAGGAAATGCAGCTGATCAAGAACAGCGGCGGCGTGGTGCAGATTGTCGGTTTCCCGACTTACATCCGCCCGCTCAGCCAGGCCACCCAGGACAAACTCAACGCCCTGCGCGCACGCTTCGACCTGCAACCGTTGCAAGGCCTGGAGATGGCGCTGATGCCGGGGGACCCGGTGATCACAGTCTGGTCCGAGCAACGTTTCGGCGAGTACGCCAGTCAGCTCTACGCCATCGTCGACGAGGAGCCCAAGGCCACGCTCAAGGACTACGGCGACGCGATCGACTACGCGGTGAAGAAAATCGGCATCGACCACGTCGGCATCAGTTCCGACTTCAACGATGGCGGCGGTCTGAACGGCTGGAAAGACGTCAGCGAGGCACGCAACGTGACGGCCGAGCTGATCAGTCGCGGCTACGGCGAAGCCGATATCGCCAAGCTCTGGGGCGGCAACTTCCTGAGGGTCTGGGACCAGGTGCAGAAGTCTTCCAAGCCTGTGGCGAAAAATTGA
- the pvdN gene encoding pyoverdine-tailoring periplasmic protein PvdN has product MTNRRSFLKQAGILAAGLPLGAAVNLPALAANPAPLPKDKWAQLRQMFNQDPDYLHFANFLVTSHPRPVREAIDMHRANLDRNPGRAMDWDLGETEKREQEVRVWAGRYLKAKPEQIALTGSTTEGLSLIYGGIHVRPDQEILTSEHEHYATNYALGYRQQKDGVKVRKLKLFENSYGISVDEVLGSIAKGIRPETRVLGMTWVQSGSGVKLPIGEIGKLVEDQNRHREEKDRILYVVDGVHGFGVEDLDFPDMHCDFFIAGTHKWMFGPRGTGIICARSSELKDVTPTIPTFSEATTFSTIMTPGGYHSFEHRWALNEAFKLHLDLGKAEVQARIHALNTYAKNRLLEHPQIELVTPKSVDLSAGFTFFRIKDRDCEKVALQLMENRVVCDSVDRDVGPVIRIAPGLLNTENDIDRFMALLNKTA; this is encoded by the coding sequence ATGACCAACCGTCGTTCATTCCTCAAGCAGGCCGGTATTCTCGCGGCCGGCCTGCCCCTGGGCGCTGCCGTGAACCTACCAGCGCTGGCCGCCAATCCGGCGCCGCTGCCGAAGGATAAATGGGCGCAACTACGCCAGATGTTCAATCAGGACCCGGACTACCTGCACTTCGCCAACTTTCTGGTGACCTCACACCCAAGACCGGTGCGTGAAGCGATCGACATGCACCGCGCCAACCTCGACCGCAACCCCGGCCGGGCCATGGACTGGGACCTGGGGGAAACTGAAAAGCGCGAGCAGGAAGTGCGCGTCTGGGCCGGTCGTTACCTCAAGGCCAAGCCTGAGCAGATCGCCCTCACCGGCAGCACCACCGAAGGCCTTTCACTGATCTACGGCGGCATTCATGTGCGCCCCGACCAGGAAATCCTCACCAGCGAACACGAACATTACGCAACGAACTATGCGCTGGGGTATCGCCAGCAAAAGGACGGGGTCAAGGTTCGCAAGCTCAAACTGTTCGAGAACAGTTACGGCATTTCCGTGGATGAGGTGCTGGGCTCGATTGCTAAAGGCATTCGCCCCGAAACCCGAGTGCTCGGCATGACGTGGGTGCAATCGGGCAGCGGCGTGAAACTGCCGATCGGCGAGATCGGCAAACTGGTGGAGGACCAGAACCGCCACCGCGAAGAAAAGGACCGCATCCTGTATGTGGTCGACGGCGTCCATGGCTTCGGCGTCGAGGACCTCGACTTCCCCGACATGCACTGCGATTTCTTCATCGCCGGCACGCACAAATGGATGTTCGGCCCGCGCGGTACCGGGATCATCTGCGCCCGTTCGAGCGAGCTCAAGGACGTGACGCCGACCATCCCGACGTTCTCCGAAGCCACCACCTTCTCGACCATCATGACCCCCGGCGGCTATCACAGCTTTGAGCATCGCTGGGCCCTGAACGAAGCCTTCAAGCTGCACCTAGACCTGGGCAAGGCCGAGGTGCAGGCGCGCATCCACGCGCTCAATACCTATGCGAAAAACCGCTTGCTGGAGCACCCGCAGATCGAACTGGTGACGCCAAAAAGCGTGGACCTGTCGGCCGGTTTTACCTTCTTCCGGATCAAGGATCGCGACTGCGAAAAAGTCGCCCTCCAGCTGATGGAAAACCGCGTGGTCTGCGACTCGGTGGACCGCGACGTCGGCCCGGTGATCCGCATCGCCCCCGGCCTGCTCAACACCGAAAACGATATCGACCGTTTCATGGCCCTGCTGAACAAAACCGCCTAA